One Cucurbita pepo subsp. pepo cultivar mu-cu-16 chromosome LG09, ASM280686v2, whole genome shotgun sequence DNA window includes the following coding sequences:
- the LOC111801441 gene encoding RING-H2 finger protein ATL46-like: protein MSRFSNEMMQKDGNLIYPSPLSPFDVGTDSISNDSVPSSSSSSSSSSASFSRISPILLLVIVILAVIFFVSGLLHLLVRFLLKRSSPSIYHHSNRYSERPGSHTLQRQLQQLFRLHDSGLDQSFIDALPVFLYRDIMDLKEPFDCAVCLNEFSYHDRLRSLPICSHAFHINCIDTWLLSNSTCPLCRASLLSSNFPLENPNLDEILGRGNSSHRQPENPIPGNHQKRVTTTIDESSREMRVFSVRLGKFKKINSEEEQEHEEQIEEEGESSNQNHLNARRCYSMGTYQYVVGDSDLQVMKEKLKPAIFQGNGEVEGKKISGRSNGESFSVSKIWQWSKKSGLPIPSSSNNQWRPEFV from the coding sequence ATGTCAAgattttcaaatgaaatgaTGCAAAAAGATGGTAATCTGATATACCCATCTCCTCTTTCACCTTTTGATGTTGGCACTGATTCAATATCGAATGATTCTGTaccctcatcttcttcttcttcttcttcttcttctgcttctttcAGCCGCATCAGCCCAATTCTTCTTCTAGTTATAGTGATTCTAGCAGTCATCTTCTTCGTTTCTGGTTTACTCCATTTGCTCGTTCGATTTCTGCTGAAAAGATCTTCCCCGTCAATCTACCATCACTCCAATCGATACTCAGAAAGGCCTGGATCTCACACACTCCAAAGACAGCTCCAGCAGCTCTTTCGCCTTCATGATTCAGGCCTCGATCAATCCTTCATCGACGCTTTGCCAGTGTTCTTGTACAGAGATATTATGGATTTGAAAGAGCCGTTCGATTGCGCCGTTTGTCTCAATGAGTTTTCATATCACGACAGGCTGAGATCGCTTCCCATCTGCAGCCATGCTTTTCATATCAATTGCATAGATACATGGCTGCTATCGAACTCCACTTGCCCTCTCTGCAGAGCCTCTCTTTTGAGCTCTAATTTTCCtctcgaaaaccctaatttggacgAGATTTTAGGGCGCGGAAATAGTTCTCACAGGCAACCAGAAAATCCTATTCCTGGAAATCATCAGAAACGAGTAACAACAACAATCGATGAATCTTCGAGGGAAATGAGAGTTTTCTCAGTGAGACTCggcaaattcaaaaaaataaacagcgaagaagaacaagaacacgaagaacaaatagaagaggaaggagaaagcaGCAACCAAAATCACCTAAACGCGAGAAGATGTTATTCAATGGGGACTTACCAATACGTCGTTGGAGATTCAGATTTACAGGTGATGAAGGAGAAATTAAAGCCTGCAATCTTCCAGGGAAACGGAGAGGTTGAAGGTAAGAAAATCAGTGGGAGAAGTAACGGGGAAAGTTTCTCGGTGTCGAAGATTTGGCAATGGTCGAAGAAGAGTGGATTGCCGATTCCGAGCAGCTCGAACAATCAATGGAGGCCGGAATTTGTCTGA
- the LOC111802168 gene encoding bidirectional sugar transporter SWEET5-like, translated as MVHTDTARTIIGVIGNVISFGLFTSPIPTFVAIVKRKSVEDFKPDPYLATVLNCAMWVLYGMPFVHPDSILVVTINGIGFFIEISYISIFFIYSPWVKRRKILVVLLIETIFFSIILLITLFVFHNTTSRSYFIGVICIIFNIAMYTSPLTVMRMVIKTKSVKYMPFTLSLANFCNGVVWAIYALLKFDPNVLVSNXLGALSGLIQLILYATYYRTTNWDDDNRSSTRQEVQMSDV; from the exons ATGGTGCATACAGATACGGCCAGAACAATCATCGGGGTCATAG GAAATGTCATCTCATTTGGTCTATTTACCTCTCCAAT CCCCACATTCGTTGCGATAGTGAAGCGCAAAAGCGTGGAAGATTTCAAGCCCGATCCTTACCTAGCCACCGTCCTCAATTGCGCTATGTGGGTATTGTATGGAATGCCCTTCGTTCATCCCGATAGCATCCTCGTCGTTACGATCAACGGGATCGGGTTTTTCATCGAGATTTCTTACATTTCGATCTTCTTTATCTACTCTCCATGGGTCAAGAGA AGGAAGATTTTGGTGGTTCTTTTGATTGAAACTATCTTCTTCTCTATTATCCTTCTCATTACCCTCTTTGTTTTCCATAACACCACGAGTAGATCTTACTTCATTGGTGTAATTTGTATTATCTTCAACATCGCTATGTATACGTCTCCGTTGACCGTCATG CGAATGGTTATCAAAACAAAGAGTGTTAAGTATATGCCGTTCACTCTCTCGCTTGCCAACTTTTGTAACGGTGTCGTTTGGGCCATTTACGCCCTTCTCAAATTCGATCCCAACGTGTTGGTAAGTAA ttNTTTGGGAGCTCTTTCTGGGTTGATACAGTTGATTCTGTATGCAACTTATTACAGAACGACAAACTGGGACGATGATAACAGGTCGTCTACAAGGCAAGAAGTGCAAATGAGCGACGTGTAG
- the LOC111802169 gene encoding RING-H2 finger protein ATL56-like codes for MVMEIVVSAVLLLVGIAVLVVIHVCIVGRAFRGEREGIWRSNLGKNLSNQDLEKLPCYEYKSGEKQSTNGVDLECVVCLEGFKTGERCRLLPNCRHSFHVECIDSWLLKTPICPICRTCAVVPKFGLVLEHQNDPL; via the coding sequence ATGGTTATGGAGATTGTGGTGTCGGCGGTTCTGTTGCTGGTCGGAATCGCTGTTCTGGTAGTGATCCATGTCTGTATTGTGGGGAGAGCTTTCAGAGGAGAAAGGGAAGGGATTTGGAGAAGCAATTTGGGGAAGAACCTTTCAAATCAGGATTTGGAGAAGCTGCCTTGTTATGAGTACAAATCAGGGGAGAAACAGAGCACAAATGGCGTTGATTTGGAATGTGTTGTTTGTTTAGAGGGCTTCAAAACAGGGGAAAGATGCAGATTGTTGCCCAATTGCAGGCATAGCTTCCATGTTGAGTGCATAGATTCATGGCTTTTGAAGACACCCATTTGCCCAATTTGCAGAACTTGCGCTGTTGTTCCCAAATTTGGCTTGGTTTTGGAGCACCAAAATGACCCTTTAtaa